From the genome of Rhodothermales bacterium, one region includes:
- the mdh gene encoding malate dehydrogenase — MKITVIGAGNVGATAADCVARKDMVDEVVLIDIVEGLPQGKALDIQQSAPIHLFDTRVVGTNHYKDTAGTDIAIITAGSPRKPGMSRDDLLSINARIVRAVTEQLVAHSPNAILIVVSNPLDVMTYVAYKKSGFPSERVMGMAGVLDTARYRAFIAAELGCSVRDIQALLMGGHGDTMVPLPRYTTVGGIPLPELMPAEKIDAIVERTKFGGGEIVKLMGTSAWYAPGAAAAEMAEAIVKNSGRVLPCAAMVNGQYGLNDLFIGVPVRLGTGGVQKVLDIPLTDAERAMLNASAENVRTNIEALERLDAQG, encoded by the coding sequence ATGAAAATTACCGTCATAGGCGCTGGGAATGTGGGCGCCACCGCGGCCGACTGCGTGGCCCGCAAGGATATGGTGGACGAAGTCGTCCTGATCGACATCGTCGAAGGCCTTCCCCAGGGCAAGGCGCTGGACATCCAGCAGTCCGCCCCGATCCACCTCTTCGATACGCGCGTCGTCGGCACCAACCATTACAAGGATACGGCCGGCACCGACATCGCGATCATCACTGCCGGCTCGCCCCGCAAGCCGGGCATGAGCCGCGACGACCTGCTTTCGATCAACGCGCGCATCGTACGCGCCGTCACCGAGCAGCTGGTCGCCCACAGCCCGAACGCCATCCTCATCGTCGTTTCGAATCCGCTCGACGTGATGACGTACGTTGCCTACAAAAAAAGCGGCTTCCCGAGCGAACGCGTGATGGGCATGGCCGGCGTGCTGGATACGGCCCGCTACCGCGCCTTCATCGCCGCCGAACTCGGCTGCTCCGTGCGCGACATCCAGGCGCTGCTGATGGGCGGCCATGGCGACACCATGGTGCCCCTGCCCCGCTACACGACCGTCGGCGGGATCCCGCTGCCGGAGCTGATGCCGGCGGAAAAGATCGACGCGATCGTCGAACGAACGAAGTTTGGCGGCGGCGAGATCGTCAAGCTGATGGGCACCTCCGCGTGGTATGCCCCGGGCGCCGCGGCCGCCGAAATGGCGGAAGCCATCGTCAAAAATTCCGGTCGCGTCCTCCCGTGCGCGGCCATGGTCAACGGGCAGTACGGCCTGAACGACCTGTTCATCGGCGTGCCCGTCCGCCTCGGCACGGGCGGCGTGCAGAAGGTGCTCGATATCCCGCTCACCGACGCCGAACGCGCCATGCTGAACGCCTCGGCGGAAAACGTGCGCACCAACATCGAAGCACTCGAACGGCTCGACGCGCAGGGGTGA
- a CDS encoding histidine phosphatase family protein, translating into MKLIVMRHGRAETPRATLPDSERALTAQGKALISSQGIAMARGGLKPDVVFCSPYLRARQTASLLCEAFELEPLVVRSLGPGADLEAYGALVDEWAGSGCLLTVHHQPDVSGVIYALSGIHVPMGEGYAAVLDVRRIAAGGAVLAGFYEAGVMARLGGFKESGY; encoded by the coding sequence ATGAAGCTCATCGTCATGCGTCACGGCAGAGCCGAAACGCCGCGCGCCACACTGCCCGACAGCGAGCGCGCGCTGACCGCACAGGGAAAGGCGCTGATATCCTCGCAGGGTATCGCCATGGCGCGGGGGGGACTGAAGCCGGACGTCGTTTTTTGCAGTCCGTACCTGCGGGCCCGGCAGACGGCCTCCCTGCTCTGCGAGGCATTCGAGCTGGAGCCGCTCGTCGTGCGATCGCTCGGCCCCGGCGCCGATCTCGAGGCCTACGGGGCGCTGGTGGACGAGTGGGCGGGGTCGGGATGCCTCCTCACCGTGCACCATCAGCCGGATGTGTCGGGCGTCATCTACGCCCTGTCCGGGATCCACGTGCCGATGGGAGAGGGGTATGCGGCCGTCCTGGATGTGCGGCGGATCGCCGCCGGCGGCGCGGTGCTGGCCGGGTTCTACGAAGCCGGCGTCATGGCCCGGCTGGGCGGATTCAAGGAGAGTGGTTACTGA